A region of Salirhabdus salicampi DNA encodes the following proteins:
- a CDS encoding VOC family protein — protein MYQFSGIDHVQLAAPKGCELEAKRFFQGVLGMEEIEKPTELQKNGGIWFRCGHQQLHIGVEDPFQPAKKAHPAFYVKDLQSLRAHIKKQNVDVIDDNRLPGYNRFYIYDPFGNRMEFLEKK, from the coding sequence ATGTATCAATTTTCAGGTATTGATCATGTACAATTAGCGGCGCCAAAAGGGTGTGAGCTGGAGGCGAAACGTTTTTTTCAAGGGGTACTTGGTATGGAAGAAATCGAAAAACCTACAGAACTTCAGAAGAATGGAGGGATTTGGTTTCGTTGTGGTCATCAGCAGTTACATATAGGGGTGGAAGATCCATTTCAACCGGCAAAAAAGGCACACCCTGCATTTTATGTGAAAGACTTACAATCGCTTAGAGCACATATAAAAAAGCAAAATGTAGACGTGATTGACGATAATCGTTTACCTGGTTATAACCGCTTTTATATTTATGACCCATTTGGTAATCGGATGGAGTTCCTAGAAAAAAAGTGA
- a CDS encoding DUF3231 family protein translates to MDKENLKLTSAEIGTLWGQYINGTMVDIVNKYMLSIIEDEKIKALFEDAIKTFSSQKEQITTFIENEGFPVPIGFTDSDLNKGTKRLFSDIFCLHYLHIMTLHGLLGHTTSLSSSVRKDLRDFYDSCDNDGKRMYHQTIELLLEKGHFQRDPYFYPEKNPEFVLGQQFLDGFLGDQRPIAATEIISLSFNMKKKIMEKTLSIAFSQVAQSKEVRRFLQSAQQTSDQQIQSLGKILHQDNLPVPMSWETEVTISQEAPFSDKLMLYHIGFLLQTSQAYHGTGLASAMRTDLLMNYEKIILQNLMVTKEWFNLMTKNKWLEQPPLAPNRKEIAKDK, encoded by the coding sequence ATGGATAAAGAAAATTTAAAGCTCACATCTGCCGAGATAGGAACTTTGTGGGGACAATATATAAATGGAACAATGGTTGATATTGTAAACAAGTATATGTTATCGATCATAGAAGATGAAAAAATCAAGGCGCTTTTTGAAGATGCCATAAAGACATTTTCTAGTCAAAAAGAACAGATTACAACGTTCATTGAAAACGAAGGATTTCCAGTTCCAATTGGATTTACTGACTCAGACCTCAATAAAGGAACCAAAAGGTTATTTTCGGACATATTTTGTTTACACTATTTACACATTATGACCCTTCATGGCTTGCTAGGACATACAACATCTCTTAGTTCCTCTGTAAGAAAGGATTTAAGAGATTTTTATGATTCTTGTGATAATGACGGCAAGAGAATGTATCATCAAACCATTGAACTTCTTCTAGAAAAAGGACACTTCCAAAGAGATCCTTATTTTTATCCTGAAAAAAATCCTGAATTTGTATTAGGTCAACAATTTTTAGATGGCTTTTTGGGAGATCAACGACCTATAGCAGCAACAGAAATTATCTCACTTTCTTTTAATATGAAAAAAAAGATTATGGAGAAAACCCTTTCGATTGCATTTAGCCAAGTGGCTCAATCTAAAGAAGTAAGAAGATTTTTACAGTCGGCACAACAAACTTCTGATCAGCAAATTCAGTCATTAGGAAAAATCCTACATCAAGATAATTTGCCCGTTCCTATGTCTTGGGAAACAGAAGTGACCATTTCTCAAGAAGCTCCTTTTTCAGATAAGTTGATGCTATATCACATTGGATTTTTATTGCAAACATCACAAGCTTATCATGGAACGGGACTTGCATCTGCTATGCGAACAGACCTTCTTATGAATTATGAAAAAATCATATTACAAAACCTAATGGTCACAAAAGAGTGGTTTAACCTTATGACCAAAAACAAGTGGTTAGAACAGCCACCACTTGCCCCAAATAGAAAAGAAATTGCAAAAGATAAATAA
- a CDS encoding M14 family metallopeptidase, which yields MKLIASHGETLFQLSKKFNIPFHLLQDANRYVPSELQGGESISIPGYLNNTHIIKSGETEHSISHKANIPLHILRFVNQNQAINPGSTWSLPFRIRTKTVKNQHHYDYHQLVTDLDLLTSIFPFIHIEQIGTSVMGKSIFEIKIGRGPKKIHLNGAFHANEWITSAAIMTALNDYLLALTNEEKMNDLDVSKFYENVTLSVVPMVNPDGVDLVLNGPPHDPYFKEQAVNINEGHTNFSSWKANINGVDLNNQFPAKWKVEKDRKVKHPAPRNFPGEKPLCEPEAKAMADLVEKENFHQVLAFHTQGKVIYWGYDEKEPVIAETIVNEYGRVSGYTPVQTVDSHAGFKDWYIQQYEQPGFTIELGKGISPLPHSQFPSVYEECCNIFLASLYMS from the coding sequence ATGAAGTTAATTGCATCACATGGTGAAACGTTATTTCAGTTAAGTAAGAAATTCAATATTCCATTTCATTTGTTACAAGATGCTAATCGATATGTACCATCAGAGTTACAAGGGGGCGAATCCATATCTATCCCTGGATACCTTAACAACACACACATCATCAAAAGCGGAGAAACCGAACATTCCATAAGTCATAAAGCAAATATCCCTTTACACATATTAAGATTTGTTAATCAAAATCAAGCGATTAACCCAGGATCTACATGGTCATTGCCATTTCGTATACGTACAAAAACGGTTAAAAACCAGCACCATTATGATTATCATCAATTAGTAACCGATCTCGATTTATTGACTTCAATTTTTCCGTTTATACATATTGAACAGATTGGCACAAGTGTTATGGGAAAGAGTATTTTTGAAATAAAAATTGGAAGGGGGCCAAAGAAAATACACTTGAACGGAGCATTTCACGCTAATGAATGGATTACGTCGGCAGCTATAATGACTGCACTGAACGATTATCTACTCGCTCTTACTAACGAAGAAAAGATGAACGATCTTGATGTATCGAAGTTTTATGAAAATGTAACGTTGTCCGTAGTTCCAATGGTTAACCCAGATGGTGTTGACCTTGTTTTGAATGGTCCACCTCATGACCCATACTTTAAAGAGCAAGCGGTAAATATTAATGAAGGTCATACAAACTTTAGTAGTTGGAAAGCGAATATTAATGGTGTCGACTTAAACAATCAATTTCCTGCAAAGTGGAAAGTTGAGAAAGATCGGAAAGTAAAGCATCCCGCACCACGAAACTTTCCCGGGGAAAAACCGCTATGTGAACCAGAAGCAAAAGCTATGGCCGATCTAGTAGAAAAAGAGAATTTCCACCAAGTCCTTGCCTTTCATACGCAAGGAAAAGTAATTTATTGGGGATATGATGAAAAGGAGCCTGTCATAGCCGAAACAATCGTCAATGAATACGGACGGGTGAGTGGGTATACACCAGTGCAAACGGTTGACAGTCACGCAGGATTTAAAGATTGGTATATTCAACAATATGAACAACCAGGGTTTACGATTGAGCTGGGAAAAGGTATTAGTCCACTTCCCCATTCCCAGTTCCCTTCTGTTTACGAGGAATGCTGCAACATATTTTTAGCTAGTTTATATATGTCATAA
- a CDS encoding indolepyruvate ferredoxin oxidoreductase subunit alpha, translating into MAFIITSPCKDEKAAECVDVCPVECIEEGEDMFYIDPEICIDCGACEAVCPVEAIYHEDDVPDGEKDYIQLNRDFFKS; encoded by the coding sequence ATGGCATTTATTATTACATCACCTTGTAAAGATGAAAAAGCAGCCGAGTGTGTAGACGTATGTCCGGTTGAATGTATTGAAGAAGGAGAGGACATGTTTTATATTGATCCGGAAATTTGTATTGACTGCGGGGCATGTGAAGCCGTTTGCCCGGTAGAAGCTATCTACCACGAGGACGATGTTCCTGATGGGGAAAAAGATTATATCCAATTAAACAGAGATTTTTTCAAATCATAA
- a CDS encoding histidinol-phosphatase HisJ family protein, which produces MKFDYHVHSEFSADCNIPMEKMVEAAIQKGIQKICFTEHIDIDYPDPTIDFDLNLTGYAQKVKDMQKQYGNDIDIYKGVELGVQPHVLPQYEEIVANNFFDFIICSMHTTDRKDLHSGNLFTDCSLHEAYEKYYSELLHCVKTYKEFNIVGHIDLVKRYKYEYNVHHFLDIMEEIFRVIIPEGKGIEINTSSFRYGLDQFMPSKDILQLYKEMNGEIITIGSDSHKPNTLNDRYDESVALLQDLGFKYVTTFQDQKPSFHKIT; this is translated from the coding sequence ATGAAATTTGATTATCACGTACACAGCGAATTCTCTGCCGACTGTAACATCCCCATGGAGAAAATGGTGGAAGCTGCTATACAGAAGGGAATTCAAAAAATCTGTTTTACAGAACACATCGATATTGATTATCCGGATCCGACGATTGACTTCGATTTAAACTTGACCGGCTATGCCCAAAAAGTAAAAGACATGCAAAAACAATACGGAAATGATATAGACATCTACAAAGGCGTAGAACTAGGCGTACAGCCTCACGTTTTACCACAGTATGAAGAAATTGTTGCTAACAATTTCTTTGACTTTATTATTTGCTCTATGCACACAACCGACCGAAAAGATTTACACTCTGGTAACTTGTTTACCGATTGTTCATTGCATGAAGCTTATGAAAAATATTATAGTGAACTTCTTCACTGTGTAAAAACATATAAAGAATTTAACATTGTCGGGCACATTGATTTAGTAAAACGATATAAGTATGAATATAATGTTCATCACTTTCTCGATATTATGGAAGAAATTTTCCGTGTTATAATTCCGGAGGGGAAAGGAATCGAAATTAACACGTCGAGCTTCCGTTATGGTTTAGATCAATTTATGCCCAGCAAGGATATTCTTCAATTGTATAAGGAGATGAACGGGGAAATTATCACCATTGGTTCTGACTCCCACAAACCAAATACACTAAACGACCGTTATGATGAGTCTGTCGCTCTCTTACAAGATTTAGGTTTCAAATATGTAACAACGTTTCAAGACCAGAAGCCTTCATTTCATAAAATTACGTAA
- the hisZ gene encoding ATP phosphoribosyltransferase regulatory subunit produces MNHHIPEGVWDLYSSDFETKENTISQIKTLFNRFGYKQVQTPIFEYYELFTETKATIEKDRMIKLIDRDGRILVLRPDVTIPIARMVANDYQDGKEQSSFKLSYITNVFRVRTDKKVQQNREFTQAGVEFFGQESIDADVEVITMAIQSLQKLGFEGFTIDIGQANFFKELINGSGLSVEQFNQVRYLIEHKNFAELSRLVETLSIETNYREAILNIPSLYGKGEELFRKAEQFIMTKKMEEELNKLREVYEHLVEDGYEQFVTLDLGLINHLNYYTGTIFQGFVPEYGKPIVVGGRYDHLCKQFGYEIPATGFGIYVDDLIEAMGIHQLQPDRFEEKAILLTFEPTYRKEAVKTANLLREKGFIVETTNMKNNPYGNEEVPPFSVMIHVSDKGFQIVDEQQNIQSLKSIENVVELIRGL; encoded by the coding sequence ATGAACCATCACATTCCAGAAGGGGTATGGGACTTATACTCCTCTGATTTTGAAACGAAAGAAAATACGATTTCTCAAATTAAAACATTATTTAATCGGTTCGGATATAAACAAGTCCAAACACCGATATTTGAATATTATGAGTTATTTACAGAAACGAAGGCGACGATAGAAAAAGATCGAATGATTAAGTTAATTGATCGGGATGGCCGCATTTTAGTGTTACGACCTGATGTAACAATTCCGATTGCGAGAATGGTTGCAAATGACTATCAAGATGGAAAAGAACAATCATCCTTTAAGCTTTCATACATTACAAATGTGTTCCGAGTTAGAACCGATAAGAAAGTTCAACAAAATCGAGAATTTACTCAAGCTGGTGTTGAATTTTTCGGGCAAGAAAGCATTGACGCAGATGTAGAAGTCATTACGATGGCGATTCAGTCTTTGCAAAAGCTAGGGTTTGAAGGCTTTACAATTGATATAGGCCAGGCTAACTTTTTTAAAGAACTAATTAACGGTTCAGGATTATCTGTTGAACAATTTAACCAAGTTCGTTACTTAATCGAGCATAAAAATTTTGCTGAACTTTCCCGTCTCGTTGAAACTCTATCGATAGAAACAAACTATAGGGAAGCCATTTTAAATATTCCGTCCTTATACGGAAAAGGTGAGGAGCTATTTCGGAAAGCAGAGCAGTTCATTATGACCAAAAAGATGGAAGAAGAGTTAAATAAGTTAAGAGAAGTATACGAGCACTTAGTAGAAGATGGTTATGAACAGTTTGTCACCTTAGATTTAGGCTTAATTAATCATCTGAATTACTATACCGGAACCATCTTCCAAGGCTTTGTTCCAGAATATGGGAAGCCGATTGTGGTGGGTGGCCGCTATGATCATTTATGTAAACAATTTGGTTATGAAATTCCTGCAACTGGTTTTGGTATATACGTCGATGACTTAATCGAAGCTATGGGAATTCATCAGTTACAACCTGATCGTTTTGAGGAAAAAGCGATTCTTCTTACATTTGAACCAACATATCGGAAAGAAGCTGTAAAGACAGCGAATCTTTTACGGGAAAAAGGATTTATTGTTGAAACGACAAATATGAAAAACAATCCATATGGAAATGAAGAAGTTCCGCCGTTTTCCGTAATGATACATGTAAGTGATAAAGGATTTCAAATTGTCGATGAACAACAAAACATACAATCACTGAAATCTATAGAAAATGTCGTTGAGTTAATTAGGGGGCTGTAA
- the hisG gene encoding ATP phosphoribosyltransferase, whose product MNGVTIALAKGRLAKKAIEILNEVDIHFSDLTTDSRKLIFDDNDHKVKVILVKADDVATYVEKGAADIGIVGKDTLMEAKADVYEVLDLGFGKCKFSVAAQSTDLPSAKQKLTVATKYPNVAKDFYSKKGIYVETIKLHGSVELAPLIGLSDVIVDIVESGRTLKENGLKVVEDIADISARLIVNKASFKTKVESTHELIEKIRTTL is encoded by the coding sequence GTGAACGGAGTAACAATTGCATTAGCAAAAGGAAGACTTGCAAAGAAGGCAATAGAAATATTAAACGAAGTTGATATCCATTTTTCTGATTTAACAACTGATAGTAGAAAACTTATATTTGATGATAACGACCATAAAGTTAAGGTAATCTTAGTCAAAGCCGATGATGTTGCAACATATGTAGAAAAAGGGGCTGCAGACATCGGAATTGTTGGAAAAGATACATTAATGGAAGCGAAAGCCGATGTTTATGAAGTTCTTGATTTAGGGTTCGGAAAATGTAAGTTTTCCGTTGCTGCTCAGTCGACTGATTTACCAAGCGCAAAACAAAAATTAACCGTTGCTACAAAATATCCAAACGTTGCAAAAGATTTTTATAGTAAAAAAGGGATTTATGTCGAAACGATAAAACTACACGGTTCGGTAGAGTTAGCCCCTTTAATTGGTTTGAGCGACGTAATTGTCGATATTGTCGAATCAGGACGAACATTGAAAGAAAACGGTCTGAAAGTAGTAGAAGATATCGCTGATATTAGTGCCCGGTTAATTGTAAATAAAGCCAGCTTTAAAACGAAAGTAGAAAGTACCCACGAGTTAATCGAGAAAATACGAACCACTTTATAA
- the hisD gene encoding histidinol dehydrogenase: MEIIKTTNEANVEEIIENLNNRGGTSFEETDRIVTEIIETVKRQKDEALRAYTEQFDGVRLEQLQVTEEEFHEALQLVDPQFLDSLSKAVENIRTYHEKQVEQSWLTHKGDGIMLGQLIRPLQRVGIYIPGGKAVYPSTVLMNAIPAQVAGVEQIAMVTPPDQNGRVNPYTLAAAKTVGISEVYKIGGAQSIAALAYGTETIAPVNKIVGPGNIFVARAKKAVFGKVDIDMIAGPSEICVLADEKANPRFIAADLLSQAEHDELASATLVTNDEALAKAVSTEVTIQMQRLERKSIMEKSIKEFGRIFVTETIEEAFDIVNDIAPEHLQIMINKEFEALPKVKNAGAIFLGSFSPEPLGDYFAGPNHTLPTNGTAKFSSPLGTYDFLKRSSLIYYNEEELRKVQHDITAIANNEGLTAHANAINIRFENKE, encoded by the coding sequence GTGGAAATCATTAAAACAACAAATGAGGCGAACGTGGAGGAAATTATTGAAAATTTAAATAATCGCGGTGGAACATCTTTTGAAGAAACAGACCGGATTGTTACAGAAATTATTGAAACGGTAAAGCGGCAAAAGGATGAAGCATTGCGTGCCTATACGGAACAATTTGATGGTGTGAGGCTAGAACAATTACAAGTAACCGAAGAGGAATTTCATGAAGCGTTACAGCTTGTCGATCCACAGTTCCTTGATTCCTTAAGTAAAGCGGTTGAAAACATAAGAACCTACCATGAAAAGCAGGTGGAACAATCGTGGCTGACTCATAAAGGTGATGGAATTATGCTTGGTCAATTAATTCGCCCATTACAGCGAGTAGGTATTTATATTCCGGGTGGAAAGGCTGTTTACCCCTCAACTGTTCTGATGAATGCAATACCTGCACAAGTGGCAGGTGTAGAACAAATTGCGATGGTAACACCACCAGATCAAAATGGAAGAGTGAATCCATATACATTAGCAGCTGCTAAAACGGTTGGCATCAGCGAAGTATATAAAATTGGTGGAGCACAATCGATAGCAGCATTAGCATATGGAACGGAAACGATTGCACCGGTAAATAAAATTGTAGGGCCTGGTAACATCTTTGTGGCAAGGGCGAAAAAAGCGGTATTTGGCAAAGTTGATATTGATATGATTGCAGGCCCAAGCGAAATTTGTGTATTAGCAGATGAAAAGGCAAACCCTCGTTTTATAGCGGCGGATTTGTTGTCTCAGGCTGAACACGATGAATTAGCATCTGCAACTTTAGTGACAAATGATGAGGCATTAGCAAAGGCCGTTTCAACTGAAGTGACGATCCAAATGCAACGACTTGAGAGAAAGTCGATCATGGAAAAGAGTATTAAGGAGTTTGGCCGTATTTTTGTAACGGAAACGATAGAAGAGGCGTTTGATATCGTTAATGACATAGCACCTGAACATTTGCAAATTATGATCAATAAAGAATTTGAGGCACTACCAAAAGTGAAAAATGCTGGGGCTATCTTTCTCGGAAGTTTTTCCCCGGAGCCATTAGGAGACTATTTTGCCGGTCCAAACCATACATTACCGACGAATGGAACTGCAAAATTCTCATCACCACTAGGAACGTATGATTTCTTAAAACGTTCCAGTTTAATCTACTACAATGAGGAAGAGCTTAGGAAAGTCCAACATGATATCACTGCAATTGCAAATAATGAAGGATTAACAGCACACGCCAATGCGATAAATATTCGTTTTGAAAATAAGGAATAG
- the hisB gene encoding imidazoleglycerol-phosphate dehydratase HisB produces MRKGTITRSTTETEIELALHIDGEGKGTIDTGIGFFDHMLTLMTRHGLLDLDVKCNGDIAVDFHHSVEDVGIALGKAFQEALGNKESITRYATVFTPMDEALSMVSLDISGRSFLHFNAEMPVEKVGQFDTELVEEFFRAFASNAGVTLHINLQYGRNGHHIIESIFKGFGRALDEATQKQERIVGVPSTKGML; encoded by the coding sequence ATGCGAAAAGGAACGATTACAAGAAGCACGACGGAAACTGAAATTGAACTCGCCTTACACATTGATGGGGAAGGAAAGGGTACCATTGATACGGGGATTGGCTTTTTCGACCATATGCTAACATTGATGACAAGACATGGTTTATTAGATCTCGATGTAAAATGTAACGGTGATATAGCCGTAGACTTTCACCATTCCGTAGAGGATGTAGGTATTGCTTTAGGTAAGGCGTTTCAAGAAGCATTAGGAAATAAAGAAAGTATAACTAGATACGCAACAGTCTTTACACCAATGGATGAAGCTTTATCTATGGTTTCATTAGACATTAGTGGCCGTTCTTTTCTTCATTTTAATGCTGAAATGCCAGTGGAAAAAGTGGGCCAATTTGATACAGAATTAGTGGAAGAATTTTTCCGTGCATTCGCTAGCAATGCAGGGGTTACCCTCCATATTAACCTGCAATATGGCCGTAATGGACATCATATTATAGAATCTATTTTTAAAGGATTCGGCCGTGCATTAGATGAAGCTACACAAAAACAAGAGCGGATAGTTGGCGTACCTTCAACAAAAGGAATGCTGTAA
- the hisH gene encoding imidazole glycerol phosphate synthase subunit HisH encodes MIGIIDYGAGNLKSVSHALDQLGLDRKIISTEREVNESDALILPGVGAFRDAMVNLENVGLVDVIKENVTAGKPILGICLGMQLFYETSYENGKWAGLGLLKGEVVRFEHDLKIPHMGWNQLLRGNNDEIGNGIGEGEYTYFVHSYYVNPKDENEVVFWTDYGIEVPAVVRKDNVVGMQFHPEKSSKTGMKLLSNFGEMVT; translated from the coding sequence ATGATAGGAATCATTGATTATGGAGCAGGAAATTTAAAAAGTGTGAGTCATGCATTGGACCAGCTCGGTTTAGATCGAAAAATTATTTCAACCGAACGAGAAGTAAATGAAAGTGATGCACTCATTCTACCGGGAGTAGGTGCTTTTCGTGATGCGATGGTGAACCTGGAAAATGTAGGTCTCGTTGATGTTATTAAAGAAAATGTAACGGCAGGTAAGCCAATTCTAGGTATTTGTTTAGGGATGCAGCTGTTCTACGAAACGAGCTATGAAAACGGAAAGTGGGCTGGGCTCGGTTTATTAAAAGGAGAAGTTGTAAGATTTGAACATGACTTAAAGATTCCCCATATGGGTTGGAACCAATTGTTACGAGGGAACAATGATGAAATTGGCAACGGGATTGGGGAAGGAGAATATACGTATTTTGTTCATTCTTATTATGTAAATCCGAAAGATGAAAACGAGGTTGTATTTTGGACCGACTATGGAATCGAAGTTCCGGCGGTAGTCCGAAAAGATAACGTTGTAGGGATGCAATTTCATCCAGAGAAAAGTTCCAAAACAGGCATGAAGCTACTAAGTAATTTTGGGGAGATGGTTACATGA